One region of uncultured Sulfurimonas sp. genomic DNA includes:
- a CDS encoding radical SAM/SPASM domain-containing protein, giving the protein MQFHRVHVEVTNICGLACSFCPPKLQPSKTMSISLFTKVLLELQAYTKSLAFHVMGDPLILSNINEYLELAYNHGFEVELTTSGYYFKNLQYSSIFHPCVRQLNISLNSYNKNSLKLTFDEYMDAVLSVCNYKLINAPAPFINLRIWNFDESCSEIEFNTLLLNKLSTYFEVELDIEELYKNRPKSLRLASKILLNFDNYFEWPSINSTHNSHGRCHGLKSHIGILADATVVPCCLDGDGIINLGNLSTTPLSEILASKRAVDMRVGFSKNIAVEELCKKCSYKDKFI; this is encoded by the coding sequence ATGCAATTTCATCGTGTTCATGTAGAAGTGACAAATATTTGTGGTCTTGCATGTAGTTTTTGCCCACCAAAACTTCAACCTTCTAAAACTATGTCTATTTCATTATTTACTAAAGTGTTGTTAGAACTTCAAGCTTATACAAAATCACTCGCATTTCATGTTATGGGAGATCCTTTAATTCTTTCAAATATAAATGAGTATTTAGAATTAGCTTATAATCATGGTTTTGAAGTAGAACTCACTACAAGCGGTTATTACTTCAAAAATCTTCAATACTCTAGTATTTTTCATCCTTGCGTTCGCCAACTAAATATCTCATTAAATAGTTACAACAAAAACTCTTTAAAACTAACTTTTGATGAATACATGGATGCAGTGTTATCGGTATGTAATTATAAGTTAATTAATGCTCCTGCACCTTTTATAAATCTAAGAATATGGAATTTTGATGAGAGTTGTAGTGAGATAGAATTTAATACTTTATTGTTAAATAAACTATCGACTTATTTTGAAGTTGAACTAGATATTGAAGAGTTATATAAAAATAGACCAAAATCACTTCGTCTTGCTTCAAAAATACTTTTAAATTTTGATAATTATTTTGAATGGCCCTCAATAAATTCAACTCATAACTCTCATGGAAGATGCCATGGATTAAAATCTCACATTGGTATATTGGCAGATGCAACTGTAGTTCCTTGTTGTTTGGATGGTGATGGAATTATAAATCTTGGTAATTTAAGCACAACACCTCTTAGTGAAATATTAGCTTCAAAAAGAGCAGTAGATATGCGTGTAGGTTTTTCTAAAAATATAGCGGTTGAAGAGTTATGTAAAAAGTGTAGTTATAAAGATAAATTTATCTAG
- a CDS encoding pitrilysin family protein yields the protein MKYFLALTLILGTLMASSLPKYETKTLDNGLQIVVIPLKNSTNVISTDIFYKVGSRNEIMGKTGIAHMLEHMNFKSTKNLPAGEFDKEVKSIGGVNNASTSFDYTHYYIKSSTDNLSKSLSLYAELMQNLKLKDEEFQPERDVVAEERRWRTENSPLGYLYFAMFNNAYVYHPYHWTPIGFMNDIQTWTIDDIKDFHKTYYQPSNAILMVTGDVDPKEVFKKAKKEFGGIKNSAKIPEFKFVEPEQDGAKRVTIHKESEVEMLAITFHIPDFKDKDQVTLSVISEILYSGKSSRLYKELVNEKRLVNQVYAYNMENIDPGLFIFLASCNPGVKAEDVEKELIKQIELMKSTKVTKAELDKVKINTKADFIYSLESSTSVANLYGSYLVRGDLTPLLTYEEDIKKITAKKVQDVAKKYFNFNKSTTVILKKGA from the coding sequence ATGAAATATTTTTTAGCACTCACACTAATTTTAGGGACACTAATGGCATCTTCACTACCAAAATACGAAACAAAGACACTAGATAATGGACTACAAATCGTTGTAATCCCTCTTAAAAATTCTACAAATGTAATCTCAACGGATATATTTTACAAAGTTGGAAGTAGAAATGAGATAATGGGTAAAACCGGAATAGCTCATATGTTAGAACACATGAACTTCAAGTCAACTAAAAACCTTCCAGCTGGAGAGTTTGACAAAGAAGTTAAGAGCATAGGTGGTGTAAACAATGCATCTACAAGTTTTGACTATACTCACTACTACATCAAATCAAGTACAGATAATCTTTCAAAATCACTAAGTCTTTACGCTGAACTTATGCAAAACCTTAAACTAAAAGATGAAGAGTTTCAACCAGAACGTGATGTTGTAGCTGAAGAGAGACGTTGGAGAACAGAAAATTCTCCACTTGGTTATCTCTACTTTGCTATGTTTAACAACGCTTATGTTTATCATCCATACCATTGGACTCCTATTGGTTTTATGAATGACATCCAAACTTGGACTATTGATGATATAAAAGATTTTCATAAAACTTACTATCAACCAAGCAATGCAATCCTTATGGTAACAGGTGATGTTGATCCTAAAGAGGTTTTTAAAAAGGCTAAAAAAGAGTTTGGCGGAATCAAAAATAGTGCCAAAATTCCTGAGTTTAAGTTTGTAGAGCCTGAGCAAGATGGAGCTAAAAGAGTAACTATCCATAAAGAGAGCGAAGTAGAGATGCTAGCTATCACTTTTCACATACCTGATTTTAAAGATAAAGACCAAGTTACACTTAGCGTGATTTCTGAGATACTTTACTCTGGAAAAAGCTCAAGACTTTATAAAGAGTTAGTAAATGAGAAACGTCTTGTAAATCAAGTTTATGCTTATAACATGGAAAACATCGACCCAGGTCTTTTCATCTTTTTAGCATCTTGTAATCCTGGTGTAAAAGCTGAGGATGTAGAGAAAGAACTTATCAAACAGATAGAACTTATGAAAAGTACAAAGGTCACAAAAGCTGAACTTGACAAAGTTAAGATAAACACAAAAGCTGACTTTATCTACTCACTAGAGAGTTCAACTTCTGTTGCAAATCTTTATGGAAGTTATCTTGTACGTGGTGATTTAACTCCACTTTTAACTTATGAAGAGGATATTAAAAAAATAACTGCTAAAAAAGTTCAAGATGTGGCTAAAAAGTACTTTAACTTTAACAAATCAACTACCGTTATTTTGAAAAAAGGTGCGTAG
- a CDS encoding quinone-dependent dihydroorotate dehydrogenase — protein MINYKNIKPWLFKLQPENAHHLAETAIRTANICQMPFNSFLESHFISDDVLKQELFGREFLNPVGLGAGFDKNATMIRGMQILGFGYTEIGTVTPKPQAGNPKPRMWRHIEEESVQNAMGFNNDGALKVQTRLKKIYPFTTPIGVNIGKNKVTPESEAINDYTHLIKTFDGLGDYFVINISSPNTPGLRDLQNEEFITELFKQAKALTKMPILLKIAPDMSEEDAVSLTKMAVEKGADGIIATNTTIDYSLVKNPYDKGGLSGAVLKEKSFKIFEAIAKELYGKTTLISVGGIDSAEEAYKRIKAGASLVQILSGIVFHGPDMIMNLNKKLIELIKADGYANITEAIGADRK, from the coding sequence ATGATTAACTATAAAAATATAAAACCTTGGCTTTTTAAACTACAGCCAGAGAATGCACACCACTTAGCTGAAACAGCAATAAGAACTGCAAATATTTGCCAGATGCCATTTAACTCTTTTTTAGAGTCTCATTTTATTAGTGATGATGTTTTAAAACAAGAACTTTTTGGTAGAGAGTTTTTAAATCCTGTCGGACTAGGGGCTGGGTTTGATAAAAATGCTACAATGATTCGCGGTATGCAGATTTTAGGTTTTGGATATACTGAAATCGGAACTGTTACACCTAAACCACAAGCAGGAAATCCAAAACCTAGAATGTGGCGTCATATAGAAGAAGAGTCTGTTCAAAACGCTATGGGCTTCAACAATGATGGCGCACTTAAAGTTCAAACAAGACTTAAAAAAATCTACCCTTTTACTACTCCTATCGGTGTAAATATAGGAAAAAACAAAGTTACTCCTGAGAGTGAAGCTATCAACGACTACACACATCTCATAAAAACTTTTGATGGTTTAGGAGATTACTTTGTTATAAATATCTCTTCGCCAAACACTCCAGGACTTAGAGATTTACAAAATGAAGAGTTTATAACTGAGCTATTTAAACAAGCGAAAGCACTTACAAAGATGCCAATACTTCTTAAAATCGCACCAGATATGAGCGAAGAAGATGCTGTGTCACTTACAAAGATGGCAGTTGAAAAAGGTGCAGATGGCATCATAGCAACAAATACTACCATAGACTACTCTTTAGTTAAAAACCCATACGATAAAGGTGGACTTAGTGGAGCAGTTTTAAAAGAAAAAAGCTTTAAAATCTTTGAAGCTATAGCAAAAGAGCTTTACGGTAAAACTACACTTATCTCTGTTGGTGGTATAGACTCTGCCGAGGAAGCTTACAAACGTATAAAAGCTGGTGCTTCACTTGTACAAATACTAAGTGGCATCGTATTTCATGGTCCAGATATGATTATGAATCTAAACAAAAAACTTATAGAGCTTATAAAAGCTGATGGATATGCAAATATCACAGAGGCAATAGGGGCAGATAGAAAATGA
- a CDS encoding EAL domain-containing protein: MSWINEDDLLVKKELIHLASSNTLASSIAFFIAVITIVIAFWHTTNQTFLIIWSCLITVFLILRTILAKSFLKDSSKVPLDIIEKRFNLYIIIYIIIFTIGLLVIVPKNMPFHQAFLSMIIAGLASGSVMSLSVFNNLIRNYLIILIVPFTFIIYIQNTQLHTLITILMILFLILLMIFSRRYHTDLINVIKSKILIEDAKKELKKSQNHFSTIFEQAPVGIFTYNNELIIQELNQELVSILDVEYEKLKHLDMKTLPDQVILPALSSALKGKKGFYEGTYHTKISDKDIWISMQTVPIYDKDENIEGGLAITADITQRVMSEQKIRHQAFCDSLTGLGNRITFNKCLEQQIENLSRHHRFGAVLFIDFDHFKTINDSLGHHIGDTILKIFATRVSSIVRKEDAFARLGGDEFVILLSELSDNEMQATRLAYQIAENLHTLMKKPIEVEEHTLHITISIGVILIGSKETNINNILKNADIAMYEAKSAGRNTTRFFEKEMSHKIEKQLILNNELREAIKHDQFELYYQPIVDTKSSKIITCEALIRWNHPTRGLIFPDSFIPYAEDCGLIIFIGEWVIQRACIDYKKLNLKTIAINISSKQFNQENFVKNILKTTKDYSVHPSSFKLELTESAAIDNFSATIKKMNILKSYGFSIAMDDFGTGYSSLSYLKNLPFDFLKIDRSFIQNILNNKDDASLVKTILNISKQFKFAVIAEGVETQEHVNFLKEHQCEYYQGYVISKAIPLEQFKKLLTEVS; encoded by the coding sequence ATGAGTTGGATAAACGAAGATGATTTATTAGTAAAAAAAGAGTTAATACACTTAGCTTCTTCAAATACACTTGCATCTTCAATTGCATTTTTTATAGCTGTTATTACTATTGTTATTGCCTTTTGGCATACTACAAATCAAACATTCTTAATTATTTGGTCTTGCTTAATCACTGTTTTTCTTATTTTACGAACAATATTGGCAAAATCATTTTTAAAAGACTCATCGAAAGTACCGCTTGATATAATAGAAAAGCGTTTCAACTTATACATCATAATCTACATAATCATTTTTACTATTGGCCTACTTGTGATAGTACCTAAAAATATGCCATTTCATCAAGCATTTTTAAGCATGATTATAGCTGGCTTAGCATCTGGCTCAGTAATGAGTCTCTCTGTTTTTAACAATCTTATAAGAAACTATTTGATTATTTTAATCGTACCTTTTACATTTATAATTTATATTCAAAACACGCAACTTCACACACTTATAACAATTTTAATGATTTTATTTTTAATACTTTTGATGATTTTTTCAAGAAGATATCATACAGATCTTATAAATGTAATAAAGTCAAAAATCTTAATAGAAGATGCAAAAAAAGAGTTAAAAAAATCTCAAAATCATTTCTCTACTATTTTCGAACAAGCGCCAGTTGGTATTTTTACATATAACAACGAACTAATTATTCAAGAATTAAATCAAGAATTAGTATCTATACTCGATGTTGAATATGAAAAATTAAAACATCTTGATATGAAAACATTACCAGATCAGGTTATTTTACCTGCACTAAGTAGTGCTTTAAAAGGTAAAAAAGGTTTTTATGAAGGAACATATCATACTAAGATATCAGATAAAGATATTTGGATTAGTATGCAAACTGTACCAATATATGATAAAGATGAAAATATTGAAGGTGGACTTGCTATTACTGCAGATATTACTCAAAGAGTTATGTCAGAGCAAAAGATTCGTCACCAAGCTTTTTGTGATAGCTTAACAGGTTTAGGAAACCGTATTACTTTCAATAAATGCTTAGAACAACAAATAGAAAACCTCTCAAGACATCATCGCTTTGGAGCTGTACTTTTTATTGATTTTGACCATTTTAAAACAATTAATGATTCTTTAGGGCATCACATTGGTGATACAATTCTTAAAATTTTTGCCACAAGAGTATCATCAATCGTACGTAAAGAAGATGCTTTTGCCAGACTCGGTGGAGATGAGTTTGTTATTTTACTATCAGAATTGAGTGACAACGAGATGCAAGCAACAAGATTAGCATATCAAATAGCTGAAAATTTACATACTCTTATGAAAAAACCTATTGAGGTGGAAGAACATACTCTGCACATTACAATAAGTATTGGTGTTATTCTTATAGGCTCAAAAGAAACAAATATCAATAATATTTTAAAGAATGCTGATATTGCTATGTATGAAGCAAAATCAGCAGGTCGTAACACTACGCGATTTTTTGAAAAAGAAATGAGTCATAAGATAGAAAAACAGTTGATTTTAAACAATGAACTACGAGAAGCCATAAAACACGATCAATTTGAACTATATTATCAACCTATTGTTGATACAAAAAGTTCTAAAATCATTACGTGTGAAGCACTTATTAGATGGAATCACCCTACTCGTGGCTTAATATTTCCAGATAGTTTTATACCTTATGCAGAAGATTGCGGTTTAATTATCTTTATTGGAGAGTGGGTCATACAAAGAGCATGTATTGACTACAAAAAACTCAATTTAAAAACAATAGCCATAAACATAAGTTCTAAGCAATTCAATCAAGAAAATTTTGTAAAAAATATTTTAAAAACTACTAAAGATTATAGTGTACATCCTAGTTCATTTAAATTAGAACTTACAGAATCTGCAGCTATTGATAATTTTTCAGCAACAATTAAAAAGATGAATATTTTAAAATCATATGGTTTTTCAATTGCAATGGATGATTTTGGTACTGGTTATTCATCACTATCTTATCTTAAAAACTTACCATTTGATTTTCTTAAAATTGATCGTAGCTTTATTCAAAATATTTTAAATAATAAAGATGATGCTTCTTTGGTAAAAACTATCTTAAACATATCTAAGCAGTTTAAATTTGCTGTAATTGCAGAAGGTGTTGAGACTCAAGAACATGTAAATTTTTTAAAAGAACATCAATGTGAATACTACCAAGGATACGTTATCTCCAAAGCTATTCCTCTTGAGCAGTTTAAAAAACTACTCACAGAAGTCAGCTAA
- the adk gene encoding adenylate kinase, translating into MRIILLGAPGAGKGTQAQFLTKKFNIPQISTGDMLRAAIKAGTEMGKMAKAAMDAGQLVTDEIIIGLVKDRIAEDDCKNGYLLDGFPRTLPQADAVTNAGIAIDAVIEIDVPDSEIVQRMSGRRAHLVSGRTYHVIFNPPKVEGKDDETGEDLVQRDDDKEEVVLDRLKVYHELTQPLIGYYKDQASKDSSVKYITVDGTAHIDEVEAAITAQLG; encoded by the coding sequence ATGAGAATTATATTGCTAGGAGCGCCAGGTGCTGGTAAAGGTACACAAGCTCAATTTTTAACAAAAAAGTTTAACATTCCTCAGATTTCAACTGGAGATATGTTAAGAGCAGCTATCAAAGCTGGCACAGAGATGGGAAAAATGGCAAAAGCAGCTATGGATGCTGGTCAACTTGTTACTGATGAGATTATTATAGGTCTTGTTAAAGATCGTATCGCTGAAGATGACTGTAAAAATGGTTATCTATTAGATGGTTTTCCTCGTACACTTCCTCAAGCAGATGCTGTAACAAATGCAGGAATAGCTATAGATGCAGTGATTGAGATAGATGTTCCAGACTCTGAGATAGTTCAACGTATGTCAGGTCGTCGTGCTCATTTGGTATCTGGACGTACTTATCATGTAATTTTCAATCCTCCAAAAGTTGAAGGCAAAGATGATGAAACAGGTGAAGATTTAGTTCAAAGAGATGATGATAAAGAAGAGGTAGTTCTTGATCGTCTAAAAGTTTACCATGAACTTACTCAACCTTTAATAGGTTACTACAAAGATCAAGCATCTAAAGACTCAAGTGTTAAATACATCACAGTAGATGGAACGGCTCATATTGATGAAGTTGAAGCTGCTATTACTGCACAACTAGGTTAA
- the cysK gene encoding cysteine synthase A yields MKIAQNVTELIGNTPLVKINSISNETDSTILGKCEFMNPSSSVKDRIALAMIDAAIADGKIKEDTLVVEPTSGNTGIGLAMVCASKGLKLTLTMPESMSLERRQLLSALGANIVLTPAPLGMKGAIDKATELNEENKNSFMPQQFNNSANPAMHRKTTALEILRDTDGKVDIFVAAVGTGGSLTGIGETLKKHHPDIEIIAVEPSSSPVISGGKPAPHKIQGIGAGFIPKVLNTEVFNEVIQVSDENAFATSKALAKDDGLLVGISAGANVYAAKVVAQREQNKGKTIVTILCDTGERYLSTTLYS; encoded by the coding sequence ATGAAAATAGCACAAAATGTAACTGAGTTGATTGGAAATACTCCACTTGTAAAGATTAATAGCATCTCGAATGAGACAGACTCAACTATACTTGGAAAATGTGAATTTATGAATCCAAGTAGTTCTGTAAAAGACAGAATAGCCCTTGCTATGATAGATGCGGCTATTGCTGATGGTAAGATTAAAGAAGATACTCTAGTCGTTGAGCCAACAAGTGGAAACACAGGGATTGGTCTTGCTATGGTTTGTGCATCTAAGGGCTTAAAACTTACTCTTACTATGCCAGAATCTATGAGTCTTGAGAGACGCCAACTTCTTAGTGCATTGGGTGCAAATATAGTTTTAACTCCTGCGCCACTTGGAATGAAAGGAGCTATAGATAAAGCTACTGAGTTAAATGAGGAAAATAAAAACTCTTTTATGCCTCAACAGTTTAATAACTCAGCAAATCCTGCTATGCACAGAAAAACAACTGCTCTGGAAATTTTAAGAGACACTGATGGAAAAGTAGACATTTTTGTAGCAGCGGTTGGAACTGGTGGTTCACTAACTGGAATAGGCGAAACTTTAAAAAAACATCATCCAGACATAGAGATTATTGCGGTTGAGCCATCAAGTTCACCTGTTATCTCAGGAGGAAAACCAGCACCTCATAAAATCCAAGGCATCGGTGCTGGATTTATTCCAAAGGTACTAAACACTGAAGTTTTTAATGAAGTCATCCAAGTAAGTGATGAAAATGCTTTTGCAACTTCAAAAGCCTTAGCAAAAGATGATGGTCTTTTAGTTGGCATCTCAGCAGGAGCAAATGTTTATGCCGCAAAAGTTGTAGCTCAAAGAGAGCAAAATAAGGGCAAAACTATAGTTACTATACTATGTGATACAGGAGAGAGATACTTAAGTACTACACTCTATTCATAA
- a CDS encoding DJ-1 family glyoxalase III has protein sequence MSRVLVPLAGGFEEIEAVSIIDVLRRAEVEVLVASLDANSYVKGANGITIMCDIEIKNIDADALDMIVLPGGWDGTYALADDENVQKILKDMDKKGKNIGAICAAPFALNKAGVLKQNYTCYPSVEEQIREDGYQGNKSMVVEDANVLTSRGPATAICFALAIVKKLKGQEMYEALKNGLLADFCE, from the coding sequence ATGAGTAGAGTTTTAGTGCCTTTGGCTGGTGGTTTTGAAGAGATAGAAGCAGTTTCAATTATAGATGTTTTAAGAAGAGCAGAGGTAGAAGTTTTAGTAGCATCTTTGGATGCAAATAGCTACGTAAAAGGCGCAAATGGTATAACAATTATGTGCGATATAGAGATAAAAAACATAGATGCAGATGCGCTTGATATGATAGTTCTTCCAGGAGGTTGGGATGGAACTTATGCTTTAGCAGATGATGAGAATGTTCAAAAAATACTAAAAGATATGGATAAAAAAGGCAAAAATATTGGCGCAATCTGTGCAGCACCTTTTGCCCTAAATAAAGCTGGTGTTTTAAAACAAAACTATACTTGTTATCCATCAGTTGAAGAGCAAATACGAGAAGATGGATATCAAGGCAATAAATCTATGGTTGTCGAAGATGCTAATGTTTTAACATCTCGAGGACCTGCAACTGCTATATGTTTTGCTCTAGCAATAGTTAAAAAGTTAAAAGGTCAAGAGATGTATGAGGCTCTTAAAAATGGACTTTTAGCTGACTTCTGTGAGTAG
- a CDS encoding J domain-containing protein, whose protein sequence is MLSVTYQEFDEAVETLGLIGVERKEDIKKRYQKLSREFHPDMPNGSTQKFQEISKAYKIISKYIDNFKFRFTKEEFGNQHPFSMGDMDWLHKPIDNSDKTR, encoded by the coding sequence TTGCTCTCAGTAACTTATCAAGAGTTTGATGAAGCTGTAGAAACATTAGGACTCATAGGGGTTGAGAGAAAAGAAGATATCAAAAAAAGATATCAAAAACTCTCTCGTGAGTTTCATCCAGATATGCCAAATGGTTCTACACAAAAGTTTCAAGAGATAAGCAAAGCCTACAAAATCATAAGCAAATATATTGATAACTTTAAATTTAGATTTACAAAAGAAGAGTTTGGTAACCAACATCCATTTTCAATGGGCGATATGGACTGGCTTCATAAACCCATAGATAATTCGGATAAAACTAGATAA
- a CDS encoding class I SAM-dependent methyltransferase, whose product MTISDIKEHLQKNSKDLTNEFKRLFHGRGGLYEDFKHLTIDSIDDILSVALYFEDDKEEELLEMFKSFLASSRHTSLVVQRRYIKGSPSEVIVGELSDDIYVVENGMKIKLNLLSNRNSGYFPDMKNGREFVRENSKDKSVLNLFSYTCAFSVAAMLGGAYKVSNIDMSKGALSTGRTNHHLNDLDTRGVSFHPYNILKSFSRIKKKGPYDLIIIDPPTFQKGSFEATKDYKKLIMKLPQIASEDCTLLACLNSPDLDAEFIKELIKELAPSFKFVKRLENVKEFASKDEERSLKNLVFQRNKDTIVVKTYGY is encoded by the coding sequence ATGACTATTTCAGATATCAAAGAGCATTTACAAAAAAATTCTAAAGACCTCACTAATGAATTTAAAAGACTTTTTCATGGTCGTGGTGGGCTTTATGAGGATTTCAAGCACCTAACTATAGACTCTATAGATGATATTTTAAGCGTGGCTCTTTACTTTGAGGATGACAAAGAAGAAGAACTGCTAGAGATGTTTAAGTCATTTTTAGCATCTAGCAGACATACAAGTTTAGTTGTTCAAAGACGCTACATCAAAGGTTCTCCAAGTGAAGTAATAGTTGGCGAATTATCTGATGATATTTATGTAGTAGAAAACGGCATGAAAATCAAACTAAATCTACTCTCAAATCGTAACAGCGGTTACTTCCCAGACATGAAAAATGGAAGAGAGTTTGTAAGAGAAAACTCAAAAGACAAAAGTGTGCTAAATCTTTTTTCATACACTTGTGCTTTTAGTGTTGCTGCGATGCTAGGTGGCGCATACAAAGTCTCAAACATTGACATGAGTAAAGGCGCATTAAGCACAGGACGAACTAATCATCATCTTAATGACTTAGATACTAGAGGTGTAAGTTTTCATCCATATAATATCTTAAAATCATTTTCACGCATAAAGAAAAAAGGTCCTTATGATTTGATTATCATCGACCCTCCTACCTTTCAAAAAGGAAGTTTTGAGGCTACAAAAGACTATAAAAAACTCATCATGAAGCTTCCACAAATTGCATCTGAGGATTGTACACTTTTAGCATGTTTAAACTCACCTGACTTGGATGCAGAGTTTATAAAAGAGCTCATAAAAGAACTTGCTCCAAGTTTTAAGTTTGTAAAAAGACTAGAAAATGTAAAAGAGTTTGCTTCTAAAGATGAAGAAAGATCTTTAAAAAACTTAGTTTTTCAAAGAAATAAAGATACAATAGTAGTTAAAACTTATGGATATTAA
- the cysS gene encoding cysteine--tRNA ligase has product MFIFDSVQKTKREFKPLVEGKVSLYVCGPTVYDDAHLGHAKSALVFDLLSRVLKANSYEVTYARNITDIDDKIIKKATELGKDIKEITDFYTNSFHKEMRAIGVSRPDIEPKATESLDAMYSLIQKLIDTNHAYKTSEGDVYFDTASDSEYLTLSHRVQEDDDKQQRVESSSSKKNPADFALWKSVKDETITFDSPFGAGRPGWHLECSAMIEKHLAHEDAPFAVDIHGGGADLLFPHHENEAAQTRCGTNHSLANYWMHNGFVNIDGEKMSKSLGNSFFLKDALKEYDGEVLRFYLLSTHYRSNFNFNTQDLASSKKRLDKIYRLKKRLFGLAENTDATSFKEALLKALNDDMNVSSALALIDEMISHANETLDTAGKHKVLKCETISNLAYIEEVLGFGAKNAYEYFQFGVDAHTKEQIFDLIVKRDEAKKEKNFEESDKLRDEILAFGVSIMDTPQGTFWEKV; this is encoded by the coding sequence GTGTTTATATTTGATTCGGTACAAAAAACAAAACGTGAGTTTAAACCACTTGTAGAGGGTAAAGTCTCTCTTTATGTTTGTGGTCCAACTGTTTATGATGACGCGCATCTTGGTCATGCCAAAAGTGCTTTGGTGTTTGACCTGCTCTCTCGTGTTTTAAAGGCTAACAGTTATGAAGTAACTTATGCTAGAAATATTACAGATATTGATGACAAGATTATCAAAAAAGCAACAGAACTTGGTAAAGATATAAAAGAGATTACAGATTTTTATACAAACTCATTTCATAAAGAAATGCGAGCCATCGGTGTTAGCCGTCCTGACATCGAGCCAAAAGCTACAGAATCTTTAGATGCAATGTACTCTCTAATCCAAAAACTCATAGATACAAATCACGCTTATAAGACTTCAGAGGGCGATGTTTATTTTGACACTGCAAGTGATAGCGAGTACCTAACACTTTCACACAGAGTTCAAGAAGATGACGATAAACAACAAAGAGTTGAGAGTTCATCGAGCAAAAAAAATCCTGCTGATTTTGCACTTTGGAAAAGCGTAAAAGATGAGACTATAACTTTTGACTCTCCTTTTGGAGCTGGTCGTCCAGGTTGGCATCTAGAGTGTTCTGCTATGATAGAAAAACATTTAGCTCACGAAGATGCTCCTTTTGCAGTAGATATCCATGGTGGAGGAGCTGACTTACTTTTTCCTCACCATGAAAATGAAGCTGCACAGACTAGATGCGGCACTAATCACTCTTTGGCAAATTACTGGATGCATAACGGTTTTGTAAACATAGATGGTGAGAAAATGTCTAAGAGTTTAGGAAACAGTTTTTTCTTAAAAGATGCACTAAAAGAGTATGACGGAGAAGTACTACGTTTTTACCTTTTAAGCACACACTATAGAAGTAATTTTAACTTCAACACACAAGATTTAGCAAGTTCTAAAAAAAGATTAGACAAGATATATAGACTTAAAAAAAGACTTTTTGGTCTTGCAGAGAACACAGATGCTACTTCATTTAAAGAAGCACTTTTAAAGGCTCTAAATGATGATATGAATGTATCTTCGGCTCTTGCACTAATAGATGAGATGATAAGCCATGCAAACGAGACTTTAGACACTGCTGGAAAACACAAAGTTTTAAAATGTGAAACTATCTCAAACTTAGCATACATAGAAGAAGTTCTAGGTTTTGGTGCTAAAAATGCATATGAGTACTTTCAGTTTGGTGTAGATGCTCATACTAAAGAGCAGATATTTGACCTAATTGTAAAGCGTGATGAGGCTAAAAAAGAGAAAAACTTTGAAGAATCTGACAAACTTCGTGATGAGATTTTAGCTTTTGGCGTAAGCATAATGGACACACCACAAGGTACTTTTTGGGAAAAAGTTTAA
- a CDS encoding Rrf2 family transcriptional regulator, with product MAIVSTKGAYGLTAMVVLAKEDKLLQIKDIAEIGDIPRNYLEQILVLLKKASLLESVRGANGGYKLSKPANEIIVYEVLNSLECCMAQTDNKSNNNMLEPFWQDTQNKIKEIFSLSLKELEEFLQNSSQNIIYHI from the coding sequence TTGGCAATCGTTTCAACAAAGGGTGCTTATGGTTTAACGGCTATGGTAGTCCTTGCAAAAGAGGATAAATTGTTACAGATAAAAGATATAGCCGAGATAGGAGATATCCCTAGAAACTATCTTGAACAAATTTTAGTTCTGTTAAAAAAAGCCTCTTTGCTTGAGAGTGTTAGAGGTGCCAACGGTGGTTACAAACTCTCAAAACCTGCAAATGAAATAATTGTTTACGAGGTGCTAAACTCACTAGAGTGTTGCATGGCTCAAACTGACAACAAAAGCAACAACAATATGCTTGAGCCTTTTTGGCAAGATACACAAAACAAAATCAAAGAGATATTTTCACTCTCTTTAAAAGAGTTAGAAGAGTTTTTGCAAAATAGCTCTCAAAATATTATATATCATATATAG